The Petropleomorpha daqingensis genome includes a window with the following:
- a CDS encoding THUMP-like domain-containing protein produces the protein MSEAVRVPDDDPALSNLRLLRTAEGTAAVQRAAGLFAEGVDLLTGLSRLREELGPELAGPAWELARLRARARPVFGADADLLFLTAETLEQAGRPELADRRAARLLADGGGPVADLGCGAGTDTVALARRGASVVAIDRDPVARELTTANAAALGVGSRVRVVGGDVVDVVDRAENGWVASCAAAVLDPARRADGRRQLDPDRWSPPWSTVARLLERVPRALVKVAPGLDHERVPDGVEAEWVSVGGSIVEALLWGTGVSTTWRRTTLLHDGGFLELTAEPDPGTAPAGPVRGWLHEPDPAVIRSGLVALVAADLEATLVDPTIAYLTSDATAGSPWVRSFRVDEVLPFNLKKLRALLRTRGVGRVTVKKRGSAIEPESLARQLRGPGPESAVVVVTRVAGAPTALVCDVSGG, from the coding sequence GTGAGCGAGGCTGTGCGCGTGCCCGACGACGACCCCGCGCTGTCGAACCTCCGCCTGCTGCGCACGGCCGAGGGGACGGCAGCGGTGCAGCGTGCGGCCGGGCTGTTCGCCGAGGGCGTCGACCTGCTGACCGGGCTGTCCCGGCTGCGCGAGGAGCTCGGCCCGGAGCTCGCCGGGCCGGCCTGGGAGCTGGCCCGGCTGCGGGCCCGCGCGCGGCCGGTCTTCGGCGCCGACGCCGACCTGCTGTTCCTCACCGCGGAGACCCTCGAGCAGGCCGGGCGGCCCGAGCTCGCCGACCGGCGCGCGGCCCGGCTGCTGGCCGACGGCGGCGGCCCGGTGGCCGACCTGGGCTGCGGCGCGGGCACCGACACCGTCGCCCTGGCCCGCCGCGGCGCGTCCGTGGTGGCGATCGACCGCGATCCGGTCGCGCGCGAGCTGACCACCGCCAACGCCGCGGCGCTCGGGGTGGGTTCGCGGGTGCGGGTGGTCGGCGGGGACGTCGTGGACGTCGTCGACCGCGCGGAGAACGGCTGGGTCGCGAGCTGCGCGGCCGCGGTGCTGGACCCGGCCCGCCGCGCCGACGGCCGCCGGCAGCTGGATCCCGACCGCTGGTCACCGCCCTGGTCGACGGTCGCCCGGCTCCTGGAACGGGTCCCCCGCGCGCTGGTCAAGGTGGCGCCCGGCCTCGACCACGAGCGGGTGCCGGACGGCGTGGAGGCGGAGTGGGTCTCCGTGGGCGGCTCGATCGTCGAGGCGCTGCTGTGGGGCACCGGCGTCTCCACCACCTGGCGCCGGACCACGCTGCTGCACGACGGCGGGTTCCTGGAGCTGACCGCCGAGCCGGACCCGGGTACGGCGCCGGCTGGGCCGGTGCGCGGCTGGCTGCACGAGCCGGACCCCGCGGTGATCCGCTCCGGCCTCGTCGCGCTGGTCGCCGCCGACCTGGAGGCGACGCTGGTCGACCCGACGATCGCCTACCTGACCTCCGACGCCACCGCCGGGTCGCCGTGGGTGCGCTCGTTCCGGGTGGACGAGGTCCTGCCGTTCAACCTCAAGAAGCTGCGCGCGCTGCTGCGCACCCGCGGGGTCGGTCGGGTGACCGTGAAGAAGCGCGGCTCGGCGATCGAGCCGGAGTCTCTGGCCCGCCAGCTGCGCGGTCCGGGCCCGGAGTCGGCGGTCGTCGTCGTCACCCGGGTGGCCGGGGCCCCCACGGCGCTGGTCTGCGACGTCAGCGGAGGCTGA
- a CDS encoding uracil-DNA glycosylase, producing MAAPRPPRLDAAAEEVARTAASASDWETLAAAARPCRACPELAAARRHVVVGDVPATGRPRFVLVGEAPGAQEDATGRPFVGKSGELLNLLLAEVGLDRAQGAVLNVVKCRPPGNRTPKSSEVARCSGWLRRQLDLLDPPVVVALGLSAAKWFLGPRTVLSAVRGAPHEVDGRPVWATYHPSAAIRFGPNGAPRAGLLEDLTAVARSLP from the coding sequence GTGGCCGCACCCCGTCCGCCGCGCCTCGACGCGGCCGCCGAGGAGGTCGCGCGCACCGCCGCGTCGGCGTCCGACTGGGAGACGCTGGCCGCCGCGGCACGACCCTGCCGCGCCTGCCCGGAGCTGGCCGCCGCCCGGCGGCACGTCGTCGTCGGTGACGTCCCGGCGACCGGGCGGCCGCGGTTCGTGCTGGTGGGGGAGGCGCCCGGAGCGCAGGAGGACGCGACCGGCCGCCCGTTCGTCGGGAAGTCCGGGGAGCTGCTGAACCTGCTGCTGGCGGAGGTCGGCCTGGACCGGGCCCAGGGAGCCGTGCTCAACGTGGTGAAGTGCCGGCCGCCGGGCAACCGGACGCCGAAGTCCTCCGAGGTCGCGCGGTGCAGCGGCTGGCTGCGACGGCAGCTGGACCTGCTCGACCCGCCGGTCGTCGTGGCCCTGGGGCTCTCGGCCGCCAAGTGGTTCCTCGGGCCGCGCACCGTGCTGTCGGCCGTCCGCGGGGCGCCGCACGAGGTGGACGGCCGTCCGGTGTGGGCCACCTACCACCCGTCCGCCGCGATCCGGTTCGGCCCCAACGGCGCCCCCCGTGCCGGCCTGCTGGAAGACCTCACCGCCGTCGCCCGGAGCCTGCCGTGA
- a CDS encoding sensor histidine kinase: MTGAVIADRVHAARAALLRGTGPVPLSRWAWTADVFLGAFFAAALLVRCLVRVRGPQLIDPMAPLPPEGDLLVPGPGGDPFVLPPIVVHPWELVLAVLCGLPLAVRRRYPLAAFWLVLSASLLFHVRVVDDDTKLFTFAACLVAAYSAAMYSPYRLLAVGSVAIGAALIAVLHDDNVPDVTAGYVPFLLILAIGLGANSIHTWKQRVGRLEAQQQTATRIAVEDERARIARELHDVVTHNVSVMVIQAGAARKVMDAEPGQAREALLAVEAGGRAALAELRHVMDLLTTAGDEPDDDRLAPQPGLGQLPALVSRVRGTGVPVELTVTGTPAPIPAGVDLAAYRVVQEGLTNAVRHAAGARVRITVEHAPDAVLVEVADTGGAPALGVGPGNGRGLIGLRERLAVLGGTLEAGPRLTGGYRVRAVLPVAGS, translated from the coding sequence GTGACGGGAGCGGTGATCGCGGACCGGGTGCACGCCGCCCGGGCGGCACTGCTGCGCGGCACGGGTCCGGTCCCGCTGTCCCGGTGGGCCTGGACCGCCGACGTGTTCCTCGGCGCCTTCTTCGCGGCCGCGCTCCTCGTGCGCTGCCTGGTCCGGGTCCGCGGTCCCCAGCTGATCGACCCGATGGCGCCGCTACCGCCCGAGGGCGATCTCCTCGTGCCCGGGCCTGGCGGCGATCCGTTCGTCCTGCCGCCCATCGTCGTCCACCCCTGGGAGCTGGTGCTCGCGGTGCTCTGCGGGCTGCCCCTGGCGGTGCGCCGGCGCTACCCGCTCGCCGCGTTCTGGCTGGTCCTCTCCGCGTCGCTGCTGTTCCACGTCCGGGTGGTCGACGACGACACGAAGCTGTTCACCTTCGCCGCCTGCCTGGTCGCCGCGTACAGCGCCGCGATGTACAGCCCCTACCGGCTGCTGGCGGTGGGGAGCGTGGCGATCGGGGCCGCGCTGATCGCGGTGCTGCACGACGACAACGTCCCGGACGTCACGGCCGGGTACGTCCCGTTCCTGCTGATCCTCGCGATCGGCCTCGGGGCCAACTCCATCCACACGTGGAAGCAGCGGGTCGGCCGGCTCGAGGCGCAGCAGCAGACGGCGACCCGGATCGCCGTCGAGGACGAACGGGCCCGGATCGCCCGGGAACTGCACGACGTGGTCACCCACAACGTCAGCGTGATGGTGATCCAGGCCGGCGCCGCCCGGAAGGTGATGGACGCGGAGCCGGGTCAGGCCCGCGAGGCGCTGCTGGCCGTGGAGGCCGGCGGTCGCGCGGCCCTGGCGGAGCTCCGGCACGTCATGGACCTGCTGACCACGGCCGGTGACGAGCCGGACGACGACCGGCTCGCCCCGCAACCGGGCCTCGGGCAGCTGCCGGCGCTGGTCAGCCGCGTCCGCGGCACCGGGGTGCCGGTCGAGCTGACCGTCACCGGCACGCCGGCCCCGATCCCGGCGGGCGTCGACCTGGCCGCGTACCGGGTGGTCCAGGAGGGGCTGACCAACGCCGTGCGGCACGCCGCGGGAGCGCGCGTGCGGATCACCGTCGAGCACGCGCCCGACGCCGTCCTGGTCGAGGTCGCCGACACCGGCGGGGCGCCCGCCCTCGGGGTCGGTCCCGGGAACGGCCGCGGGCTGATCGGCCTGCGGGAGCGACTCGCGGTGCTCGGGGGAACGCTCGAGGCAGGGCCTCGGCTCACCGGCGGCTACCGCGTCCGCGCCGTCCTGCCGGTGGCCGGGTCGTGA
- the tsaD gene encoding tRNA (adenosine(37)-N6)-threonylcarbamoyltransferase complex transferase subunit TsaD, with product MSEPLVLGFETSCDETGVGLVRGQTLLADALATSVGEHERFGGVVPEIASRAHLEAMVPTVHRALADAGVTPDDVDAIAVTSGPGLTGALLVGVAAAKAYALALDKPLYGVNHLAAHVAVDELQHGRLAEPSIALLVSGGHSSLLLVPDLARDVESLGRTIDDAAGEAFDKVARVLGLPFPGGPPIDKAAREGDATAIDFPRGLTGPRDAPYDFSFSGLKTAVARWIEARQRAGEPVPVADVAASFQEAVADVLTAKAVRACRDTGVDHLVLGGGVAANSRLRALAEERCTAAGIVLRVPSPRLCTDNGAMVAALGSRLVEAGVTPSEPDLGADSSLPIGVVSR from the coding sequence GTGAGCGAGCCTCTGGTGCTCGGGTTCGAGACGTCGTGCGACGAGACCGGCGTCGGGCTGGTGCGCGGGCAGACGCTGCTCGCCGACGCGCTGGCCACGTCGGTGGGGGAGCACGAGCGCTTCGGCGGCGTCGTCCCCGAGATCGCCTCGCGGGCGCATCTGGAGGCGATGGTCCCCACGGTGCACCGCGCGCTGGCCGACGCCGGGGTCACGCCGGACGACGTCGACGCGATCGCGGTGACCTCGGGCCCGGGCCTGACCGGGGCGCTGCTGGTCGGCGTCGCCGCCGCCAAGGCCTACGCGCTGGCGCTGGACAAGCCGCTCTACGGGGTCAACCACCTGGCCGCGCACGTGGCGGTCGACGAGCTGCAGCACGGGCGGCTGGCCGAACCGTCGATCGCGCTGCTGGTCTCCGGCGGGCACAGCTCGCTGCTGCTGGTGCCCGACCTGGCCCGCGACGTGGAGTCGCTGGGCCGGACGATCGACGACGCGGCGGGGGAGGCCTTCGACAAGGTCGCCCGCGTGCTCGGCCTGCCGTTCCCGGGCGGCCCGCCGATCGACAAGGCGGCCCGCGAGGGCGACGCGACCGCCATCGACTTCCCGCGCGGCCTGACCGGCCCGCGCGACGCCCCGTACGACTTCTCGTTCTCCGGCCTGAAGACGGCGGTCGCCCGCTGGATCGAGGCGCGGCAGCGGGCGGGCGAGCCGGTGCCGGTGGCCGACGTCGCCGCGTCGTTCCAGGAGGCCGTGGCCGACGTGCTGACCGCGAAGGCGGTGCGGGCGTGCCGGGACACCGGCGTCGACCACCTCGTGCTCGGCGGCGGCGTGGCGGCGAACTCGCGGCTGCGGGCGCTGGCCGAGGAGCGCTGCACCGCGGCCGGGATCGTCCTGCGCGTGCCGAGCCCCCGGCTGTGCACGGACAACGGCGCGATGGTCGCCGCGCTCGGCTCGCGGCTGGTCGAGGCGGGCGTGACGCCGTCCGAGCCGGACCTCGGCGCCGACAGCTCGCTGCCGATCGGCGTCGTCTCGCGCTGA
- the tsaE gene encoding tRNA (adenosine(37)-N6)-threonylcarbamoyltransferase complex ATPase subunit type 1 TsaE, with protein sequence MKLEHTLPTPEDTRALGVELAELLQAGDLVVLVGPLGAGKTALTQGIGLGLGVREPVTSPTFVIARVHTGGRLPLVHVDAYRLGSVADVDDLDLDASTDESVTVVEWGQGLVEQLAEEHLEVRLEREDDDVRTAVLVPHGRDWERRLG encoded by the coding sequence GTGAAGCTCGAGCACACCCTGCCCACCCCCGAGGACACCCGCGCCCTGGGCGTGGAGCTCGCCGAGCTGCTGCAGGCCGGCGACCTCGTGGTCCTCGTCGGCCCGCTCGGCGCCGGCAAGACCGCGCTCACCCAGGGCATCGGGCTGGGGCTCGGCGTCCGTGAGCCGGTGACCTCCCCGACCTTCGTCATCGCCCGCGTGCACACCGGCGGCCGGCTGCCGCTGGTGCACGTCGACGCCTACCGGCTGGGCAGCGTCGCCGACGTCGATGACCTCGACCTCGACGCCTCGACCGACGAGTCGGTGACCGTGGTGGAGTGGGGCCAGGGGCTGGTCGAGCAGCTCGCCGAGGAGCACCTGGAGGTGCGGCTGGAGCGCGAGGACGACGACGTGCGGACCGCCGTCCTCGTGCCCCACGGGCGCGACTGGGAGCGCCGCCTCGGCTGA
- a CDS encoding ABC transporter permease has protein sequence MSALGRVVRAGVGRRRVQTLVTVVTTLISVTAAILAAGLLVASSSPFDSAFARRHGAHLAAQFDATAVSAEQLRATDQVAGVTAVAGPFPTATVDARAGEGSAHVPAGLDLGPMTLVGRADPDGAVDELTLVAGAWPTEAGQVVISAEAPFPADVGDTVVLPDLPGSPTLEVVGVARSVTGTADAWATPEQVAALSGARSGYQVLYRFARAATAAQLDADRSRIAAAVPTGALTGSRSYLAVRQLAVANTAAFVPFLVAFGILGLLLSVLIVGVVVGGSVGAATRRIGVLKSLGFTPAQVARAYTAQALVPAAVGIVLGVVLGNLLAVPVLHGADTIAGAPVVAIPAWIDVAVAAGALVAVAGVALVPALRAGRLRTVEAIAAGRTTGGGHVRGGFTARWPLPRMITLGLAVPIARPGRAVATALAVVLGAAAVTFAVGLTRSLDAVQAGRDPDSSGAVVVTGAGGPAGSIAVPAPGQGTPVAFDAAAVEKAIAAHPGTRRSYGTAEQRLQVSGIAGTTTVLAYSGDSSWATHQMIAGRWLDGPGEAVVPTRLLTAAGADVGDTLTLTDEQGRSTTVRIVGEVFELSHDGMDLFTEASTFTALGLDGSPGRFTVDLDPGTDVETYVNSLQDVVDPLGAGAMSNPAGGSDVLAAMTTLVATFTVLLVVVAALGVFNVVLLDTRERAHDLGVLKALGMTPRQTVGMVLTTVTAIGLLAGVVGVPAGLALHHWVVPRMGAVADTSLPTEDIAVYTAPLLALLVLGGLVLAVAGALAPASWAAGNRAQVALRTE, from the coding sequence ATGAGCGCGCTGGGGCGGGTCGTCCGCGCCGGCGTCGGCCGGCGGCGCGTGCAGACCCTGGTCACGGTCGTGACGACGCTGATCTCGGTGACCGCCGCGATCCTGGCCGCCGGGTTGCTGGTCGCCTCCTCCTCGCCGTTCGACTCCGCCTTCGCCCGCCGGCACGGGGCGCACCTGGCCGCGCAGTTCGACGCGACGGCGGTGTCCGCGGAGCAGCTGCGGGCCACGGACCAGGTGGCCGGCGTGACCGCGGTGGCCGGCCCCTTCCCCACCGCGACGGTGGACGCCCGCGCCGGCGAGGGCTCGGCCCACGTGCCGGCCGGCCTGGACCTGGGACCGATGACGCTGGTCGGGCGCGCCGACCCCGACGGGGCGGTCGACGAGCTCACGCTCGTGGCGGGGGCGTGGCCCACCGAGGCCGGTCAGGTGGTCATCAGCGCGGAGGCCCCGTTCCCGGCCGACGTGGGCGACACCGTCGTGCTGCCCGACCTGCCGGGGAGCCCGACCCTGGAGGTGGTCGGGGTCGCCCGGTCGGTGACGGGGACCGCCGACGCGTGGGCCACACCGGAGCAGGTCGCCGCGCTGTCCGGCGCCCGGTCCGGCTACCAGGTGCTGTACCGCTTCGCCCGCGCCGCGACCGCCGCCCAGCTCGACGCGGACCGGAGCCGGATCGCCGCGGCCGTGCCAACCGGGGCGCTGACCGGGTCGCGGTCCTACCTCGCCGTCCGGCAGCTCGCCGTGGCGAACACCGCGGCGTTCGTGCCGTTCCTCGTCGCCTTCGGGATCCTGGGACTGCTCCTGTCGGTCCTCATCGTGGGCGTCGTGGTCGGCGGATCGGTCGGCGCGGCCACCCGGCGGATCGGCGTCCTCAAGTCCCTCGGTTTCACCCCCGCGCAGGTGGCCCGCGCCTACACCGCCCAGGCCCTGGTGCCCGCAGCCGTCGGCATCGTCCTCGGCGTCGTCCTGGGCAACCTGCTCGCGGTCCCGGTGCTGCACGGCGCCGACACGATCGCCGGCGCTCCGGTGGTCGCCATCCCGGCCTGGATCGACGTGGCCGTCGCGGCCGGTGCCCTCGTGGCCGTGGCCGGCGTGGCGCTCGTGCCCGCGCTGCGGGCCGGCCGGCTGCGCACCGTCGAGGCGATCGCCGCCGGCCGCACCACGGGTGGCGGGCACGTGCGCGGCGGGTTCACCGCCCGGTGGCCGCTCCCCCGCATGATCACCCTGGGCCTCGCCGTCCCGATCGCCCGGCCGGGTCGTGCCGTGGCGACCGCCCTGGCCGTCGTCCTGGGCGCCGCGGCCGTCACCTTCGCCGTCGGGCTGACCCGCAGCCTGGACGCCGTCCAGGCAGGTCGCGATCCCGACTCCTCCGGGGCGGTCGTGGTGACCGGCGCCGGCGGACCGGCGGGATCGATCGCCGTGCCCGCCCCCGGCCAGGGCACCCCCGTCGCGTTCGACGCGGCTGCCGTGGAGAAGGCGATCGCGGCGCACCCCGGCACCCGCCGCTCCTACGGGACCGCGGAGCAGCGCCTGCAGGTCTCCGGCATCGCGGGGACGACGACCGTGCTCGCCTACTCCGGCGACTCGTCCTGGGCGACGCACCAGATGATCGCCGGCCGCTGGCTCGACGGGCCCGGGGAGGCCGTCGTCCCCACCCGGCTGCTCACCGCGGCGGGGGCCGACGTCGGGGACACCCTCACGCTCACCGACGAGCAGGGCCGCAGCACCACGGTGCGCATCGTGGGCGAGGTCTTCGAGCTCAGCCACGACGGCATGGACCTGTTCACCGAGGCGTCCACGTTCACCGCCCTGGGCCTGGACGGTTCACCCGGCCGGTTCACCGTCGACCTCGACCCGGGCACCGACGTCGAGACGTACGTGAACTCGCTGCAGGACGTCGTGGACCCGCTCGGCGCCGGGGCCATGAGCAACCCGGCCGGCGGATCGGACGTCCTGGCCGCGATGACCACCCTGGTCGCGACGTTCACCGTGCTGCTGGTCGTGGTGGCCGCGCTGGGGGTGTTCAACGTCGTCCTGCTCGACACCCGCGAACGGGCCCACGACCTCGGCGTGCTCAAGGCGCTGGGCATGACGCCCCGGCAGACCGTCGGGATGGTGCTCACCACGGTGACCGCGATCGGGCTGCTGGCCGGCGTCGTCGGCGTCCCGGCCGGGCTGGCGCTGCACCACTGGGTGGTCCCGCGCATGGGCGCCGTCGCCGACACGAGCCTGCCCACCGAGGACATCGCGGTCTACACCGCGCCGCTCCTGGCCCTGCTGGTCCTGGGCGGGCTGGTCCTCGCGGTGGCCGGTGCGCTGGCGCCGGCGAGCTGGGCGGCCGGGAACCGGGCGCAGGTCGCCCTGCGCACGGAGTGA
- the groES gene encoding co-chaperone GroES yields MTTATKVSIKPLEDRVVVQANEAETTTASGLVIPDTAKEKPQEGTVIAVGPGRIDDNGNRVPLDVSVGDVVIYSKYGGTEVRYGGEDYLVLSARDLLAVVEK; encoded by the coding sequence GTGACGACCGCTACCAAGGTCAGCATCAAGCCGCTGGAGGACCGCGTCGTGGTCCAGGCCAACGAGGCCGAGACCACCACCGCCTCCGGTCTGGTCATCCCGGACACCGCCAAGGAGAAGCCGCAGGAGGGCACGGTCATCGCCGTGGGCCCCGGCCGCATCGACGACAACGGCAACCGGGTCCCGCTCGACGTCTCCGTCGGTGACGTGGTCATCTACTCGAAGTACGGCGGCACCGAGGTGCGCTACGGCGGCGAGGACTACCTGGTCCTCTCGGCCCGCGACCTGCTCGCCGTCGTGGAGAAGTAG
- the rimI gene encoding ribosomal protein S18-alanine N-acetyltransferase encodes MTVGLRPMRLADLTAVLELEEELFAPDTWTAAMYRDELARTDTRWYLVAEDESPDGRPRVVGYAGLIAYPEEAHIATIGVAGKRQGEGIGARLLDTLLEEADRRRVPVVLLEVRADNELAQGLYRRRGFAEIGRRRGYYQPSGTDAVVMKREKL; translated from the coding sequence GTGACGGTGGGCCTGCGACCGATGCGGCTGGCCGACCTGACCGCGGTCCTCGAGCTCGAGGAGGAGCTCTTCGCGCCCGACACGTGGACCGCGGCGATGTACCGCGACGAGCTGGCCCGCACCGACACCCGCTGGTACCTGGTGGCCGAGGACGAGTCCCCGGACGGGAGGCCACGCGTCGTCGGCTACGCCGGGCTGATCGCCTATCCCGAGGAGGCGCACATCGCGACCATCGGGGTGGCGGGCAAGCGCCAGGGCGAGGGCATCGGGGCGCGGCTGCTCGACACGCTGCTCGAGGAGGCCGACCGGCGGCGCGTGCCCGTCGTCCTGCTCGAGGTGCGGGCCGACAACGAGCTCGCGCAGGGTCTGTACCGGCGGCGCGGGTTCGCCGAGATCGGCCGGCGGCGCGGCTACTACCAGCCCAGCGGGACCGACGCCGTGGTGATGAAGAGGGAGAAGCTGTGA
- the tsaB gene encoding tRNA (adenosine(37)-N6)-threonylcarbamoyltransferase complex dimerization subunit type 1 TsaB yields the protein MLVLALDTATPTLVAGVARWADGTVEVLAEQAVPSGNKHAELLTPAIRAVLGDAGTAMGDLDAVVVGLGPGPFTGLRVGVVTAATLADARRLPAVGVCSLDAIGDGGRTVVTDARRKEVYWAAYDAAGVRVDGPGVERPEELSARGPFVGDERFAERLGAEVVDARVTTAGLLQAAAAQLADPSSAGPLTPLYLRRPDATPPASIKTVSQP from the coding sequence GTGCTGGTCCTCGCTCTCGACACCGCCACCCCGACGCTCGTCGCCGGGGTCGCCCGCTGGGCCGACGGCACGGTCGAGGTGCTCGCCGAGCAGGCCGTTCCCTCCGGCAACAAGCACGCCGAGCTGCTCACCCCGGCCATCCGTGCGGTGCTGGGCGACGCCGGGACGGCGATGGGCGACCTCGATGCGGTCGTCGTGGGGCTGGGCCCGGGCCCGTTCACCGGGCTGCGGGTCGGCGTCGTCACCGCGGCCACGCTCGCCGATGCCCGCCGGCTGCCCGCGGTCGGCGTCTGCTCGCTCGACGCGATCGGCGACGGTGGGCGCACCGTGGTCACCGACGCGCGGCGCAAGGAGGTCTACTGGGCCGCCTACGACGCCGCGGGCGTCCGCGTCGACGGCCCGGGTGTGGAGCGGCCCGAGGAGCTGTCCGCCCGCGGGCCGTTCGTGGGCGACGAGCGGTTCGCCGAGCGGCTCGGGGCCGAGGTCGTGGACGCCCGGGTGACGACGGCGGGGCTGCTGCAGGCTGCGGCGGCGCAGCTGGCCGATCCGTCGTCCGCCGGCCCCCTCACCCCGCTGTACCTGCGCCGTCCCGACGCGACGCCGCCGGCGTCGATCAAGACGGTGTCCCAACCGTGA
- a CDS encoding ABC transporter ATP-binding protein, whose product MSAPIIDLREVSKTYDGARPSLDALSLSIEPGEAVAVLGPSGSGKSTLLNLIAGLDRPTTGTVTVDGERVDRLGEAASARFRRARVGMVFQFFNLLEDLTVTDNVLLPAQLAGVPRRQAAARAAELLTALGIERHARAHPGRLSGGERQRVAIARALVNRPALLLADEPTGALDTASGRDVQALLTDLNREGQTIVLVTHDVALAEACATRTVELLDGRVTRDVLRGLAATR is encoded by the coding sequence GTGAGCGCACCGATCATCGACCTCCGCGAGGTGAGCAAGACCTACGACGGCGCCCGGCCGTCGCTCGACGCGCTCTCGCTGAGCATCGAGCCCGGGGAGGCGGTCGCCGTCCTCGGGCCCTCGGGCAGCGGGAAGTCGACCCTGCTGAACCTGATCGCCGGGCTGGACCGGCCCACCACGGGCACGGTCACCGTCGACGGCGAGCGGGTGGACCGCCTCGGCGAGGCGGCCTCGGCGCGGTTCCGCCGGGCCCGCGTCGGCATGGTCTTCCAGTTCTTCAACCTGCTGGAGGACCTCACCGTCACCGACAACGTGCTGCTCCCGGCACAGCTGGCCGGGGTGCCGCGGAGGCAGGCCGCCGCCCGGGCGGCCGAGCTGCTGACCGCCCTCGGCATCGAGCGGCACGCCCGCGCCCACCCCGGACGGCTCTCGGGCGGCGAGCGCCAGCGCGTCGCGATCGCCCGCGCGCTGGTGAACCGACCGGCGCTGCTGCTGGCCGACGAACCGACCGGCGCCCTGGACACGGCGTCGGGGCGTGACGTGCAGGCCCTGCTGACCGACCTCAACCGGGAGGGTCAGACGATCGTGCTGGTCACCCACGACGTCGCGCTCGCCGAGGCCTGCGCGACCCGCACCGTCGAGCTGCTCGACGGCCGGGTCACCCGCGACGTCCTGCGCGGCCTGGCGGCGACGCGATGA
- a CDS encoding response regulator, with protein sequence MTEPLRVVVADDQALVRSGFGMILAADGIEVVASVADGAAAVDAVRRTRPDVVLMDIRMPEVDGLEATRRILADPGDPGAPKVLILTTFDLDRYVYAALRAGASGFLLKDVTPEQLVAAVRLVRSGDALLAPAITRRLVERFAARDERVATLHRDLSSLTPRELEVLELLAGGLSNAELAARLQLSEATVKTHVARILAKLRLRDRAQAVVIAYETGLITPGGNGSA encoded by the coding sequence GTGACCGAGCCCCTGCGGGTGGTCGTCGCCGACGACCAGGCGCTGGTGCGCAGCGGGTTCGGGATGATCCTGGCCGCCGACGGGATCGAGGTCGTGGCCTCCGTGGCCGACGGCGCCGCGGCCGTCGACGCGGTCCGCCGGACCCGGCCCGACGTCGTCCTCATGGACATCCGGATGCCCGAGGTCGACGGACTGGAGGCGACCCGGCGGATCCTGGCCGACCCCGGCGACCCGGGCGCGCCCAAGGTGCTCATCCTGACGACGTTCGACCTCGACCGGTACGTGTACGCGGCGCTCCGCGCCGGGGCGAGCGGCTTCCTGCTCAAGGACGTCACGCCGGAGCAGCTGGTCGCCGCGGTCCGCCTGGTGCGCTCCGGCGACGCGCTGCTCGCGCCGGCGATCACCCGGCGGCTCGTCGAGCGTTTTGCCGCGCGCGACGAGCGGGTCGCGACGCTGCACCGCGACCTGTCCTCGCTCACGCCGCGCGAGCTGGAGGTCCTCGAGCTCCTGGCCGGGGGGCTCAGCAACGCCGAGCTCGCCGCGCGGCTGCAGCTCAGCGAGGCGACCGTGAAGACCCACGTCGCCCGGATCCTGGCCAAGCTGCGGCTGCGCGACCGGGCCCAGGCCGTTGTGATCGCCTACGAGACCGGCCTGATCACGCCCGGCGGCAACGGTTCCGCGTAG